Below is a genomic region from Zea mays cultivar B73 chromosome 9, Zm-B73-REFERENCE-NAM-5.0, whole genome shotgun sequence.
AGTCACCACTTGCTTCAAGTTAGTGAGGTTGGGCACTACGCCAGTGCTTGTCCGAAGAGGAACCCCAACACACTTGCTCGAGGCAATATCCAAGGCAAGCAACAGACTCCAGCTTCTGGCAAGGGATTCAACATTGCCAGAGTCAACCAAGTCAGTGCTGATGCTACTGTTGATGGAGCTAATATCGCTAtcagtatgttttacattaattcaATTCCTgcagcaatattatttgattctggagttACACATTCGTTCATTTCTGCTCGTTATGTCCACACAAATGAGTGACCACTTCAAACTATGCAAAAATCCATGATAGTAATCACCCCTAAAGGGTCTATTGAAGCAAATTATATGACCAACAGATTAACACTGACAATCatgggaagggaattctggtcTATGCCTATCATATTAGAGGAAAAGAGTATAGATCTGATACTCGGTATGTCATAGTTGAGGAAAGCAAAGGCAGTTATACATTGTGCTAGAGGAACCGTAGAGCTCACCAGTCCAAAAGGAGAAAGATtcgaagtcatgattaccaaacCCCCCTCCACTAGACCCACCATATATCTAGTAGATGGAAAATTTGTGGGCAGAAACAtccatgtggttagagatttcctagatgtctttccagaggagttacccggGGTGCCACCCGATAGGGAAGTTGAATTtgtgattgatctcttacctggaactgctcctatttctaaaaggccatacaagatgtcagtagaagaactaaaagaacttaagaagcaactaACATAATTACAGGAGGTTGGGTACAttcatccgagttcctcacctttcagagcaccggttctatttatacataagaaggatggatcatagaggatgtgtgttgattttagatcacttaatgatgtcacaatTAAGAATAACTATCCTTTACctcgtattgaagatttatttgatcagatgacaggtgctagggtattctctaaaattgatctcagatcgaGATACCTTCAAATGAAGGTTAgaccatctgatattcccaagacggctttctctaccagcctaattcatgaatctgatgaacaaggtgttcatggagtatcttgatatattcgtcgtggtattcatagatgacattctgatttattccaaaaatgatagtgatcatgaagaacatctgtgaatggtgctacagaagttatgggataatcaactctatgccaagtatagcaagtgtgagttctggattgacgaagtgccattccttggacacatcatctctaatggtggaatatcaatggatcctgctaaagtaagAGAGATAGTGGCATGGAAGATACCAAGCTCGGTTActgaaatccgaagtttcttgggacttgtaggCTACTACcggcgatttattgaaggattctccaagatttctaagcctatgacctcactattaGAGAAGGGAAAGGAGTTTAATTGGTCTCGTGAATGTCAAGATAGTTTCAATCAGCTGAAgttaagattgatgtcacccccagtgttggttatgccagatctatagaagggattcgatatatattgtgatgcatgccGCCAAGGCTTGGAATGTGTTCTTATGAAAGAAGGACAtgtcattgcctacgcgtctcgctagttgcggaaacatgagttaaactaccccactcatgacttagaactggcagccgtagtgcatgcacTCAAGATATGGAGGCAATATATAATCGGGACTAAGTGCTaagtctatactgatcacaagagcttaaagtatatcttcacttaGAAAGatatcaaccttaggcaacatcgttggttggagctcatccaaGACTATGACTTGAaaattcactatcatccgggAAAGGCAAATCTTGTTGTAGATGCCTTGAtttggaaggagcatgttcatgcaGCTATTGTTACCCAACTACCTGATGAGTTGGCAGAAGATTTTGCAATgctcaacctgggaatagttGCTCATATAGAAGGAGTTACCATAGAGgtagaacctaccttggagcaagaaatacgCAAGGGTCGGatcggtgatgctaaaattcaagaaatcaaagatctgatggcagaaggtagaggtccagacttcacagaagatgagcaaggaacaatatggttcaagaaccggatatgtgttcctgagattgacagCCTTCGTGAGACCATACTGAAGGAAGCCCAAGActctgattactctattcatcctggtagcactaagatgtatcaagatctgaagcagAAGTAatggtggtatgggctgaaaagagatgtagTTGCACACATGGCTgtgtgtgatgtatgtcaaagagtcaaagctgaacatcaaagaccaACTAGACTGCTACACCCGTTAAAagtacctgaatggaagtgggaagaaattggtatggatttcattgccaggttgcctcgcaccccgaaaggctatgattccatatgggtggtcgtggatagattgaccaaagtggctcacttcattctgGTCAAgagtacttataaaggttctcatttggcagagttatatatggcttgaATTGTGTgcctacatggagtaccaaagaagattgtttctgatcgaggatCTCAATTTACCTCAAGGTTTGGGAAGAGTctccatgagaatatggatacaaagttgagtttcagctcggcctatcatcctcaaactgatggccagactgagagaactaaccaagtgcttgaggatatgttaagagcttatgCCATTAAGCATGgaggcagttgggacaagagtctaccatatgctgagttctcctacaataatagttatcaggctagtctgaaaatgtcaccatttgaagctttatatggtagAAAGTGCAGAACTCCActttattgggatcagactggtgaacgacaattctttgggcctgaaattattcaagaggtagaagaacaagttcgtatgaTCCAGGAGAACTTGTGGATAGCACAGAcacggcagaaaagctatgctgataactggagaagaccactggaattcgaagagggtgatcacgtgtacgTAAAGGTGTCACCAATTCGTGGGATAAGAAGATCCAAAGTTAAGGGCAAGCTATCCctcactttattggacccttcagaatctttaggcgagttggggagatggcctacCAACTTGAACTACCAAATCATTTGTCTGAtgtacatgatgtgttccatgtatctcaactaaagaagtgtctccgtgtcccagaggaacagttaccaatggaagaactcAGTGTGCAAGGTGATCTAACCTgcacggagtatcctatcaagatcattgacactttgactcgggttacaaggaataaagtgatcaaaatgtgcaaagtgcaatgaaatcaccatggtgaagattaagctacttgggagagagaagaagagttatgaatagaatttccccaatttgtaaataataaggaAAGAGTTGACCTCAATATATGCTTTGCCCTCTACTCATTAGAACATGGGAATAACCATATTTAAAGTGAACCATTAACTAGTGACATCTAAAATAATCTATGCATCATGTCGGAGTTTATGTGTTTGTGCAtctataaataataataataataataataataatattaataaaaatatattagtgCCCAAATGGGGAATTTAAGACCAAACTTACCAATTACAAATTGAAAATGATATAAAGAATAAGGGAAATACTATATAAATATGAAGAAAATAGATATAAACAAAATAAATGCATCTATTCATACTGATAGGTGAATTTGTCTATTTGATCCAAATATGAACTCCACAAAAAAATTGGAATTTAAATTGGAAACctaaaaatagaaaagaaaagaaaggaaaagaaaaagaagtcgAGCCTTCACATGTATGCAGCGCCTTTCACTCTGCGAAGCCAAGCCTTCAACCTATCGGTCATGAGTGCTATGCAGCCCAACTggttcgtaggtcatgagtgggaagtGGACCGACGTCCGTGCTATGGCTCGGTGCCAGGCATGGTTAATGTGGTTGGGTATTAATGACGGGTCATTCTGGGGCCAGGCGCGGGATCCACTTGAGTGGTTCCCCTCCAACATGTCTGGCCCCTCCTGTCAGATTCCACCGCGCTCGACCCTAGGCTCGGTGCCACGGGGCTCAACCAGGGGCGGGTTCTTTCAGGGTTGACGTAACCACATTTTCCAGCGGACCAACGGGTCCCAGCGACCGGGGGCTCTTCCTCGCGCTCTCTGACCGGTGGGTCCTAGGGTCCGGGGATCATTTCCCCAACAAGAAGCTTCCAAAGAAAGAAATGGTTAGAGATTTGAAAGATGTTGTGTTTGAAAAAGGAAAATCTTttatagtgcatgtcaagctggaaaacaAGTTGCCAATACACATCCTACAAACGCTTTTATGTCAACACCAAGACCACTAgagttacttcacatggatttatttggtccTACATAATATGCTAGTGTTGGGGGAAACCTGTATTGTTTGGTCGTTGTTGATGATTTCTCTAGATGTAATTGAGTGTTCTTTCTTCAAGAAAAGTCAAAAGTTGCATCAACATTGAATAAATTTACCATGAAAGTACAaaatgagtttgattgcaaaatcaagaaaaataagaagtgaCAATGGAAATGAATTTGACAACAACTATATTCATGAGTATTGTGATGAGGTTGGGATCAAACAAGAAGTCTCCACAActgacacccctcaacaaaatggagtagttgagagaaataatatgaccttgatcactcttgcaagtacAATGATTGATGAATATAATGAATGGTCCAATCTAGGTTTTGGTTTTTttggatggcaacacaattaaaggtcTGAGCATGTACTTAGTGAAAACCTTACAAGGTTCATCACATGGAGTCAAGCATGATGGACCCATAGACTGAGATGACTATGAATTGTGGACATCACAAGTCAAGTTGAAGGATGGACATTGACTAAGTGGAACTCAATGTGCATGACTTGGAGATAGCTGATTGAACTAAGGTGAAGGCAAGAAGGACTTCAAGGTATGAAGAGCAAGGGAGAAGGTCAAGAAGACTAAAGTACCTAAGGTCACAAAGAAGAAGAGGTTCTTGCAAGAGGTCAAGGTTGGTCAAGCTGTGAATAGTCTGAATGCATTGAAGTCTGTGATATATGGACGTGGCTTACAACCATTGAGGTAATGTTTGTGGTTTAATTgtttaagtcataaggctcaagatcctaGCTCGAGCAGAGTCATGGTCACAAGAAGTACAGAATTATCAAAGTTAGAACCTGTAAGTGCCCAAAGAGCTAAGTATACTTTGACTTGTAGTTTGGGTCATTCCTATGTTTGGAATAGTTCTTGTTGACCATTGTATGGTGTTAGAGCTCATAGTTTGCTAAAAGGATCAAGTTATGTTGACATGAGGTTTTGGAGTCCAACCCCGAGCTCAAACAGGCTAAATGGAACAAAATGATGGAAAATGTAAGTATGAGAGGTTTGAGTATTCAAATATGTTGCATATACCTTTTACTATGTATTGTGCACTTTGGTTTGCAATCTAACTTGTTTTTTAGCAAAAGTGCTATTTTGGTCCTTGATTGAGAAGAAATAGAGAAATGGAGATGGAGATGAGAATGAGGTAATTTTCTATGACTTAACTAATTGGATTATAATCTAATCATGTATGCCTAAGTCACAGGAAGGTGCTCCAAGAAGTCCAAGGTCCCCGGAATTATAGCAACATGCCCTCATGAAAAAAATTGCCTCCGAAAATGGCATGTATATTTAACATTTTGCTTGTTTTCCACTCTTTGGAATTCGGCATACATGATTAGAATTGCCTCCTAAACCCAAACAAAAGGATTACATATACTAGAATTCAGAAGTCTCAGTAGTATATATGGTTAGCGGTGCATGCTCTCTCATGCAatatatataaacttaattagctTGCTGCTGCAGGTCCATAGCCCACCGCGCCGGATGAATCGAAGGGAATTCAAAGTCTAGTAGAATTGGACGTTGGAAGTGTAGACGGCATCGGGTCTCCAGTTCGGCGGGATGACGTCTTTGGCGATGACCTTCTTGCCGGACTCGCTGGTGAGGCGGATGGAGAAGGGGCCCTTGAGCGCCTTGGCAGTGTCCATCCTCCAGATGGCGCCCCAAGAGAGCTTCATGGGCTTCCACTCAGCCGACAACTTGTCCTGGATTTCCATCAGCACGATGTCGCCGTCGTCCGCCACATACTTCACCAGCACGGCCAGGTAGTTGGGGTTGCAGCCCTTCTCGATGTGGAACACGATCTTCTGCCCGGCGGGGTACTTGCATCGCACCCTGCAGGAGAGGAGGTTCATTCAACATGCATTATCTTCTGTCCTGTCCACCAAGATATACGATGCATGAATTACTATGTACCTTCTGAACTCGACGTCCATGATGCCGCAGTGGCGAATCTTGTCGTTGAGCCCGGGCTTTGCCAGGGAGCCGAAGGCCTTGCCGCTCAAGTCGAAGTGGTAGGGAGCGATAGGCTCGTAGTTCATGTCAGTGATGTACACCGTGACTGGATTGCCCGAGCACTCAGGTTTTTCCTTGCATCTCACCTGAAGAGTAAATTAATTAAGCAGTTAGCTAGATATGTCCATGCATGCAAACTAATTAATGCATGCTTATATATGCACCTCGTAGCATGAGCCGCAGCCCTTGCCGTCCTTGAAGATGGGGACGTTGCCGCACGCCGTCATGCCGCTGTAGGGTGGCAGGTTCACGTTCTTGATCCCGCACGCACCGCCTGCGCACCGTTTTAATCGCATCACATTACATGAAGGAGCGACCTACAGGAGGAGTATAAACATGTATCCCGCTCGTACCGTTGTCAGGAGCGCCGGCACCGTTGGGCTGACCGTACCAGGTGGCCCTGGCGGTGAGCCACTTGCCGTTGTAGTTGGTGGTGATGTTGGGACCGGGCGGCACCTTCGGGGGCCCGCATGACCCGCCGGCGACGAGCGCTGCAAGGACGACACCCACGACCATGATGTTATTAGCGAGGGATCCCATCGTCGCGCTCAACTGTGTTATTCGAAATGTCGCTCTGTGTGTTGTTGATAGACGACAGTGATGGGATGTCTACTTATATGGATGACGAGTGGCTCAGGAGAGAGTTCGCCGGCAACGCATGCAGCGGCCTGCCGTTAGCGTCTGACGGACGACGATGCGACACGCGGGCTTCACGTAGGCCGCTGCATGCTCTAGGGCTGCCCGGGCTTACCGGTGGTTAGTTTATTTCACCATGATCGGGCCTAATCGATCCGCACAAGACCACTGTGACGATCGAACATAATATTTGTCAGAACATCAATACAACTCCTTAGCTAGACTGCGAGTCCCCTAATAAAGCCTAAAATCAAAACTCAGGCTCAACACACACTATAGAAGAAGAACATGCATGCCTTTTGATCTGTCCTTTAATAATTTTAGTTCTAATTTCCTGATTGTTGACGCTTTTTTGGACCAAACACTATCTAACCTTAAAGCATGCGTGCATCGTGGAAGATCTTAAAGACTTCTCTGTGGGCTTGGCAAACCGTCCATTTTAGATCACCAGATTGGACCATCTGTGATGTCCCACAGATCGAGCTCCGGGAAAAAACATAAATCCTGCGTCCTAGGAGACAGTACTGGAGATGACTTCTTTGTCAAGTCCAAAAGGCAGCAAAGAGCCCTCAGTGAACCAAACGTCGGCAAcggtctctttgccgagtactttctaTCGGGCACTCAGTAAAGTCTTAACCGAGTGCCAACTGGTACACGACAAAGAAAAGACATCGTGACGATGACAGAGCTGTTGCTGAGTGTCCGAGTTCCTCGcttagtggcactcggcaaagaaagcttcCGTGAGGCCTAGTCGTAGTTCCAATGTCGAGTGCTTGAGATGGCACTCAACAAAGGAGCctagtttgccgagtgtcttggCCATAGCGTGCGGTAAAGCAAGTTTCCCGATGTTTATGTATGTCTTTTCTACCGAGTTCTATGACCATTGCACTCAACAAAGGCACCCTTTGCTGAATGCAATGCTCGTCAAAGTGATCAGGGACcccttttatttgtttttaatATTTTGTCCAAACAAACATAAGATATTATCATAAACATCGATGCCTAGGTGTccttcacatgaaatcatagaactTCAATGTAGACGGGCtaagtttctacacatagtgtgtgaCAACTTTCATGAAACAATCTCAACTTTTTATTAgagtctctacatatgatatcatgacatgtcgacaagtttcatgattttctgactttgtttttgTTTTATATAATTTTAAAACAACTGGATCGCAAGTTCAAGGTCATGTTTTGTGAGAATGGTGTTCGAAAATTCCGGCATGTTCCTGAAATagatcgtaacttgtgctaaataacacgaATGTCATTTTTGTATTCACTGTTTTCCATTTTTCGAGTAACTTGTAGTTTAAATCtaaattatccgaagaaattcaattaagcGAACTAAATCtgatagttatagcaaacacttttataattatgcCAAAATTGAACAAATAGGTCCATATATTGTAgaaacacaccacaaaaagtttggggaaaaaagaaaaaaataaatatactttgtcgagtgtcaaggaAAGACACTCGCAAAACATAGGTTTGCCAAGTGTTTGcccggtgacactcggcaaaaaagatATTTTGTCGTGTGTCAACGCCTGACACTCGCGAAGTTAACAGCCATCAACTATAGACGGCTGCTGACGGTCCTTTGCCGAGGGTCGCATTTCGTTGAGGGTTTGACACTCAGCAAAGCCATCTTTGCTGAGTGTCTTTTTACGTCGAGTGTTTCGCCCTCGGTAAACAAGGTCTTTGTCAAGAGTCTTATTTCGCCAAGACTAGCACTCGATAAAGaatgctttgtcgagtgcctgataAAGTGCACACGACAAAGAGCTAGATTTCGG
It encodes:
- the LOC103638966 gene encoding expansin-B1-like precursor, giving the protein MGSLANNIMVVGVVLAALVAGGSCGPPKVPPGPNITTNYNGKWLTARATWYGQPNGAGAPDNGGACGIKNVNLPPYSGMTACGNVPIFKDGKGCGSCYEVRCKEKPECSGNPVTVYITDMNYEPIAPYHFDLSGKAFGSLAKPGLNDKIRHCGIMDVEFRRVRCKYPAGQKIVFHIEKGCNPNYLAVLVKYVADDGDIVLMEIQDKLSAEWKPMKLSWGAIWRMDTAKALKGPFSIRLTSESGKKVIAKDVIPPNWRPDAVYTSNVQFY